From Impatiens glandulifera chromosome 7, dImpGla2.1, whole genome shotgun sequence:
ACATATTTCACATTCCTTTAATCAAAGAACTTATGGATGAGTTACATGATAGCTTTATTTACACTAAACTTAGTTTAAGATCTGGTTATCATCAAATTTAAATGAACCAAGTTTTCAAACCCCATTTAAGGAAATTTGtgctagtatttttttttttttttatgatattttgatttataacaGAAATTGGAAAGAACATTGAGACATTTGAGagttatttttgatatattgaaGAATAATAGATAGGTCTAAATGAGCATTTGCTTGTCTGGAAGTACCATAGTTTTGACCCACTcctaataatttgatatatatataaaaatttaaattattaatctcattaaaataaatttaaatttaaaactaacttattacattttattttataattaattaaataaatatatataataaaatattttatattaacctAATTTGAGTTGGTACAACAGTTTTCAGATGAATGGACAACTTCACAtggattaaaaatataaaataaaaataaatatgacatattttttcaaatttttatgtatgaataaaattttaaaatttaaataacaaatttgacACAACCTTCTAATTTTGTACATAAAATTTACATTCTTCCCAAAATAAGTATTCAATTATAAAGAGATTTGaataagatatattttatgataataaataCCTCAAAACACACTCATAAAGTTGCATTATTCCAGATTCCAGTTGCAGAATTGAAAACAGTCTCTTCTAATCCATTGATAGAAAGAAATCTAAGATGGATCTCTAAAGTGAGAAAGAAGttgtcaaattttataatcaCTACCTACTAATTGAAAATTTCAAGGATCAACAGCAGGTTGTAATATGGGATTACATCAAAAGTTCATTATCTTGTAGCCAAACCAACAATGACTGTGCCTCTGTAAGTAACAACAGCAGCCTTTCATTTGGAAAAACTCTCATTCTGTTAACTCTGCAGGCTTTGACACCGCCTCAACTTCTTTCAACTTCTCTAAAGCTGAGATTCGCTTGTCTAGACTTCTGTAGAACCCATCAATCTATACAAGCAAAGTCCGCTTTCTGTTAGAGAAATCATTTATGCACATATCATGGCTAGCTAGCTGAAAATATAATGTCTATGGACAAAACACAAATGATAAAGTTAAGAACTACATAACTATACAACTACTATGTTGGTgctttttttgaaaatggtccGGGAATTCATGTCTTGAAGACATGTGTTCTTGTGCTATACCACTGAGATATGGGTCTCCACTTATGGGAGAATGGCTTGGgtgtaaaatttattataaactttaCTTTCCTTACCTTATTTGCCTTTTTTCATTCGTATAAGTTAAATCTTTGTTTTCCTTGCAATACTCAACATGTTGAGTATGATGAAtctattattttacaaataataaacaaCCCTTCATTAAGCAAGGCCTTAGGCACCAGGAAGATGGATATTTATCATTCACTTCCCATTTTTAATGAGTATGTCTCATCCAAGCCCAAGTGTTAACTCTAAGTTTAGATATTGAATGATATGATGACACTCAGCTTGGATTAAAGTAAATACTTCACTAGGCCATTTACTgggaattcaaataaataaatttatttaaaaattaaaacaaaaaaactcaACAATAAACTCCAGAATCCTGGATGTCACAGAGCTAAAAACAGCTTTGTGATTATGATGTATGAACCAATTTGCACAGTGAAACTCAACAATAAACACCAGAATCCTGAATGTCACAGAGAAAAAAACAGCTTTGTGATTATGATGTATGGACCAATTTGCACAGTGAATATAAACATGAATAGAGAAGGATGTGAGCCACTTGTTAGTTGCTTCTTCAAGCTATGTCCTTAACAAACACATGGAGAATACCCCATGAACAAAATGCATGAGTTTAGAAAATATGGAAAACTAGATCTGTGGATTTATGAAATACATGTCGCAAGAAGCACCAGcgtttggaaaaaaaaatgcattttctgCTACGAAGGATATACATATgattaaataacaaaagaaactTTTTAGTTTGCCACATATGTTATGTTGAGGTTGTGGACCtgtttataatttaagaaaaccAGTGTTCATATACATTTTGAGGATCAAATCATTCATATATGCATTCTCCAATCACATTTCATGCCACACTGTTGAATAACAAGATGTAGAATCTCAAACAGTACAAGACAAAGTATTATAAGGTTATGCTAGTTGTGGGAGTAATCTAGGCCAAATTAGTCATAGTCATACCATATCACAGAATATGAACTTTAATGTAGCAAAGACTAGACAATAGGTGTTCAACCTTCTGTTTGTAATTAAACATCTCTTAGCACATAATTAACCAAGATTTATGTAAACAAGCAAAATCTTATCCATCACACAATGTATGGCTTCTGCATTGAGCCAAGCACAGAATAGGGTAATATACTCAGGTAAAGCCAGAAGAACCGATAtgcttttatatttataatctaatGATTAGTTATTGTTGTTGGACACCTTTGAATCACTTCTTTATATCTATAACCATTTCTTTagtatattaagatatataaaagtataaaaaaataaaaaatgtgtatTATAAATGTGGAAGCCAAGATGGATTAGTCTCTTATTCCTAAACTCTTTTATTCAACAAAAATGATGCATTTGCATATGGATAATGCTACAAGCCACCTCATTCTTTGATGCTCATATATACATCTTATTCTTCAAAGTTTGGTCCTTATGACCCGTACAAGCACAAGATATATGTTCCCTCTTGCAGAAGGATCATCAATGGGAAAGAGGATTGAGAAAAACACTTACAATCCACATAAAAATGCAAAACGAACAATCATGGATTCAGGATTTGATGTAAAGCATTTATAATCCATCAAGTTCTTCGGGATGGATTGATGAAACATTGAAGAAAATTGCATAACTACAAATCATCGAATGAAAGTAAAGAAGTGTGTGAAATGAAAAAAGAACAATCAACAAACATGAAGAATTGTACTAAGAAGACCAAAATGCTAAACAAATTCTCATAAAATATCATGGCTTAAATGAACATTCTTTTCCGACTTGGTAAATTAGTTATTAACATTGCGGCATAGAGAATGTAAATAAAGGAAAACCTAGGAGAAAGACTGAGCAATATATAGGGTGATTCAAGCCAagctgaaaataaaaaatcctaCCGACCGACCGACCAATTCATCCTAAATCGTTGGTTGGGATCTTCTATTAACAACAAAAAAGACGGTAATTCGTTGACAAATCTTGATTATGGAACGAGAAATGCAAATCGGTTCGAGATGAAAAGTAAAATGAAGAATCAGAGTGTTATCAATGGAGAAACCTGTTGAGATTGGGATTGATGAGCGGCCTTGTAATCGTGGTGGAGGACATAAAGCCCGACGGCAGATGCCGCGGCGGCGCCGGCGAAGAAAGATGCGAATCTCAACCTGAGGACGTATCCCATTCTTCTTGAATTGCACGATGAGAGAGAAACTGGTTATTTTGCTGCCCTTATTCACAAGAAGatcttttatgtttaatttcaCCCCTAAAGAATAAAACAAGTATAAAAAATTcctataattattaaaacaatcaAGAACAATGCAATATTTTTTATCCAAAAGTCAAACAAATATAgtgtaatatttaattttataaaacaaataaaatataaatatatattaatctatttaataagatgtataaattatttattaaaattaaattgtatattAAGC
This genomic window contains:
- the LOC124946086 gene encoding uncharacterized protein LOC124946086; translated protein: MGYVLRLRFASFFAGAAAASAVGLYVLHHDYKAAHQSQSQQIDGFYRSLDKRISALEKLKEVEAVSKPAELTE